The nucleotide sequence AACCTCTTCTTCAACAAATTGGAGCAATTCATTGGAATTATCAGATAAACCTTCAACAGAATTTATAACCACCTTAGTAATTTCTTGAATTTTATTGACTGTTACCTTTGAATTTTCAGCAAGCTTTCTTATCTCCTCTGCAACAACTGCAAATCCTTTACCAGCTTCACCTGCCCTTGCTGCTTCAATAGATGCATTAAGCGCAAGAAGATTCGTTTGAGAAGTTATTTGTAATATAGAATCAGTCAATTCATTGATTTGCTCCACAGCTTTTGATTGCAACAAAGACTTCTCTAATTTTACTCTTACACTATCCATAACCTCTTCAGCGTTATTATACGAAACAGAAAAATTTTCTTTTAACTCATGTGCACGTTTACTAATATCCCCTACTGACTTCGACCCTTCAAGTGCTTTACTTGCAATGTTGTTAAGCGCTTTTTCCATTTCCGTTGTGGTAGAATTCATCTCTTGAGTCGATGCTGCTGTTTCCTCCATACCAGCAGACAGTTCTTCTGTAGTTGACGATATATCTTCTAACTCTCCTTTGAGATATGACACGCTTTTATTTGTTTCCTTTATTGTTGTTTTTAAACCTTCAGTTTCACCGACTACATTTTCTACAATACTTCTCATTTCCCTTCTAACACCAATTTCTGCATTAATAATTTCAGCAAATTCATCTTTTTCTATTATATATTTTTCATAGCTTTTATCATATTTCAAATCGTACTCAGCAGTCTTATTCATTAGTCCCACTGCTGTTTTAGTTCTTTTTTTAACATTATTAATTAGATATATTCCAAGCAAAATGGATATAAGAATTGTTAAGGCTGAAATACTAATAATAATATTTATAATATATCTTACATTGGCGTTGCTTTGAGCCATTATAGATTTATTATAATCGTCCATTACTTCTTCAATTTGATTGATAGATTCCCTAGCCATATCGAAGTTTTCTTGATATTTGACTTTGTTAGTTAATACATTTTTATTCACATCGAAGAGTTTTGACCAATTAGCAAAATCTTTATCAAAGTTATCAAAAAGCTGAACTATCGTTAGCTTTGAGTCTTTATGCTTCATATTCGCAAACTTTTCTTTATCCTTATATAGTATATTTCTTGCTTTGTGCACTCTCTCAATTGTCTGATTATAGTTTTCTAAAAATGAATCCTTTGATTTGTTCAAACTTTCAACATCAGTGCTTTTCTCCATTTCCATTTGTGCAAATAGTGCCTGATAAAAATCACGATCTGCATTATAAAGCCAATATTGACTTAAATGATTCTCTTCGTACAAGCTAGTAATTAGATGGTTATTAACTTTGTCTATATATCTTACGAAAATACCTGTGATTAGTATTAGTGACGCAACAGGTATTATTAAAGTGAATATCATTTTTACGCTTAACTTGATATTGTTCAATTTCATCTTCTTCATTTGTTTTCTCCTCTCCAAATATTTCATAGTTGATATTTGGCACTTTAATAATTATTCTTGCTAGTAATTTCGTATAAATAAAATAATAGTTAAGCGGTAATTAATGCCTACATATATACTTTAATGAACTTATAAAAACTCATATGGTTTATCCATAAGTATTTTTGCAATAATAATAGTTACAAGCAGAGACAGTGAAATGGATGAACTAATGAGCATGAATTTAGGTGCAGATGACTTTATAACAAAACCCTACAATACTCAAATTCTTGTGGCAAGGATTGCATCCGTATTAAGAAGAGCTCATGGTTCTAACTCTCTAGATACCATTTTTTATAATGATTTAAAACTCAATTTATCAAATGGCTCTATTACCTACCATGGTAATACAACAGAACTAACAAAAAATGAACTTAAAATTCTTTCTTGTTTGATCAAGAACAAAGGGAAAATAGTGTCCAGAGATGACCTAATGAATTTTATGTGGAATTCAGATATATTCGTAGATGATAACAATTTATCAGTTAACGTTACAATATTAAGAAAAAAACTCGAAGAAGTAGGAATGAAGGAAAACATAGAAACAAGACGTGGACTAGGATATATAATGCCATGAGTTTATTGGAATATTTAAAAAACAAATTTTTATTCTTATTAATTAATTTTGTATTATTCGTTATCGTATGCGGCATTATGAACCTCATTAATAATAGAAAATCCTATTATCTCAGCTTCCATATTTATTCTATCTGCTGTACTGTTAGGAGTGGCCTACAATTTAGTACTAAAAACAGGGTTAGATCCTAAAAATATTAAATTTACAACCTCCATTATACTTGGAGTTATAGGAACCTTATTGTTGTTTTTCAGTT is from Clostridium acetobutylicum ATCC 824 and encodes:
- a CDS encoding methyl-accepting chemotaxis protein, with the translated sequence MKKMKLNNIKLSVKMIFTLIIPVASLILITGIFVRYIDKVNNHLITSLYEENHLSQYWLYNADRDFYQALFAQMEMEKSTDVESLNKSKDSFLENYNQTIERVHKARNILYKDKEKFANMKHKDSKLTIVQLFDNFDKDFANWSKLFDVNKNVLTNKVKYQENFDMARESINQIEEVMDDYNKSIMAQSNANVRYIINIIISISALTILISILLGIYLINNVKKRTKTAVGLMNKTAEYDLKYDKSYEKYIIEKDEFAEIINAEIGVRREMRSIVENVVGETEGLKTTIKETNKSVSYLKGELEDISSTTEELSAGMEETAASTQEMNSTTTEMEKALNNIASKALEGSKSVGDISKRAHELKENFSVSYNNAEEVMDSVRVKLEKSLLQSKAVEQINELTDSILQITSQTNLLALNASIEAARAGEAGKGFAVVAEEIRKLAENSKVTVNKIQEITKVVINSVEGLSDNSNELLQFVEEEVNNDYRTMLEATDQYKLDADLVNEIVSDFSATSEELLSSIQNMVMTMNSIAEATNEGAIGTGNIAEKVASIVNRANELVKIIDSTNEGSDNLYKMVSKFNV